One Candidatus Chazhemtobacterium aquaticus genomic window, AGGGACTAGTTATCCTTACCACCTCCAAAGGTCTTATGACTGGACGCCAGGCTCGCAAGCTTGGTATTGGCGGAGAAGTTATTTGTCAAATTTGGTAAATCATCCATGTCACGCATAGGTACTCAACCCATCCATATTCCCGACTCAGTCACTGTTAGCGTTGAAGGGCAGCTTATTACCGTGAAAGGCCCTCTTGGTCAACTTTCCCAAGTTATCCCCCAGTCCATCAAGCCGACCTGTAAAGACAACCAGATTACATTTACCCGCTCAGCCAATACTCCAGAAATCAGGTCGCTTCATGGCCTCGCCCGTGCTCTTGTTAACAACTTAATTACCGGCGTCACTCAAGGGTTTACCAAGGAGCTTGAGTTAGTTGGCACTGGTTACAGGGTCGCCAAAGCTGGTGATAAAATTTCTCTTTCAGTCGGCTATTCCCATCCTATAGAGGTAGAGCCAACACCAGGAGTCAATCTTGAAATTGAAGGTAATAATAAAATCATTATCAAGGGCATTGATAAACAGTTAGTCGGCCAACTAGCCGCTAATATTCGTGCCATCAGGCCCCCCGAACCTTACAAGGGTAAAGGTATTCGTTACTCTGGTGAAGTTGTTCGTCGCAAAGCCGGCAAAGCCGCCAAAGCAACCGCCTAAACCTAAACTATTCACAAAAACATGACTATCAAACACCACCTTAATCAAAAAACCAAACGAGCCATTCGGGTCAGATCCAAAATCCACGGAACTGCTTCTCGCCCTCGTCTCTCCGTTTCTCGCAGTAGTCAACATCTACAAGCCCAGTTAATTAATGACGATCAACGTCTTACCCTTCTAGGCCTATCAACATCTACTCTTAAAAAAACTAAAAATCTAACTAAAACAGATCTTGCCAAGCAACTTGGAACCGAGTTCGCCAAACTAGCTCTCAAACAAGACATCAACCAGGCTATCTTTGACAGAGGTGGTAATCGTTATCATGGGCGCATTAAAGCCTTCGCCCAGTCAGCTCGAGACGCAGGCCTTAAAATTTAAATAACACAATCATGGCAACACACACACAAGACAATTACAAACCAACTGAAGAATTCGATCAAAAAGTTCTTCAAGTTCGCCGTGTGTCCAAGAAAACAAAAGGTGGCAATCGTATCAGCTTTACTGCCTTAGTCATTGTCGGCGACCACAAAGGCAAAGTCGGCGTTGGCCTTGGTAAGGCTCCAGACGTTAAAGCTGCTGTCTCAAAGGGAGCCCGTCTTGCTAAAAGAGATATGGTCAATCTTCCCCTTGTCGAGGGCACTATTCCTCACCGCATAGAGTACAAATTTGGAGCAGCTAAGGTCTTACTTAAGCCCGCCCCTTCCGGTACTGGTGTCATCGCTGGAGGATCAGTACGAGCCGTTGTTGAAGCAGCTGGAGTCAAAAATATTGTCGGCAAAATTCTTGGCAACAACAATAAAATGAGCAACGTTTATGCCACTCTGGGTGCGCTCAGGGCCATAGAAACCATGTCTATTAAGTCATCCCATCGTCAAACACTTACCAAGTAAATATGTCACTTCTTAATCAACTACCACCAGTTAAATCCAAACCAAAACGGCGTCTTGGTCGCGGTTATGGTTCTCAAAAAGGCGGCCATACCTCCTCACGTGGACAAAAGGGTCAAAAGTCTCGAAATAAGCTGCCCATTTGGTTTGAGGGCGGCCAGCTACCCCTTATTCGCCGTACTCCATTCATCAAGGGTAAATCGCGTTTCAATAGTCTCAAACCTAAACCAGTCACCATTACTCTTGATGAACTCAACGCGTTCAAAGCCAACTCTACTGTTGATCTTAAATCTTTATCAACCACCCTAAGACTTTCCTCCCAACAGCTTCTTAACCAAGGTGCCAAGATCTTAGCCTCTGGTCAGATCAAAAAAGCCCTAATTGTTAAGGTACCCGCTTCAAAAACTGCTGCCAAGGCTATTCAAAAGGCCGGCGGACGAGTAGAATAGGTAGCAT contains:
- the rplF gene encoding 50S ribosomal protein L6, with amino-acid sequence MSRIGTQPIHIPDSVTVSVEGQLITVKGPLGQLSQVIPQSIKPTCKDNQITFTRSANTPEIRSLHGLARALVNNLITGVTQGFTKELELVGTGYRVAKAGDKISLSVGYSHPIEVEPTPGVNLEIEGNNKIIIKGIDKQLVGQLAANIRAIRPPEPYKGKGIRYSGEVVRRKAGKAAKATA
- the rpsE gene encoding 30S ribosomal protein S5, with product MATHTQDNYKPTEEFDQKVLQVRRVSKKTKGGNRISFTALVIVGDHKGKVGVGLGKAPDVKAAVSKGARLAKRDMVNLPLVEGTIPHRIEYKFGAAKVLLKPAPSGTGVIAGGSVRAVVEAAGVKNIVGKILGNNNKMSNVYATLGALRAIETMSIKSSHRQTLTK
- the rplO gene encoding 50S ribosomal protein L15, coding for MSLLNQLPPVKSKPKRRLGRGYGSQKGGHTSSRGQKGQKSRNKLPIWFEGGQLPLIRRTPFIKGKSRFNSLKPKPVTITLDELNAFKANSTVDLKSLSTTLRLSSQQLLNQGAKILASGQIKKALIVKVPASKTAAKAIQKAGGRVE
- the rplR gene encoding 50S ribosomal protein L18, giving the protein MTIKHHLNQKTKRAIRVRSKIHGTASRPRLSVSRSSQHLQAQLINDDQRLTLLGLSTSTLKKTKNLTKTDLAKQLGTEFAKLALKQDINQAIFDRGGNRYHGRIKAFAQSARDAGLKI